From Struthio camelus isolate bStrCam1 chromosome 7, bStrCam1.hap1, whole genome shotgun sequence, a single genomic window includes:
- the LOC104140119 gene encoding pancreatic lipase-related protein 2, protein MFAVWITTLSLLDVARGRQVCYKRLGCFTDNPPWSGIPERQLAGLPSPPEAVNTNFLLYTRENIMKYQKISATNPSTIKASNFQAHRKTRFIIHGHLAGADLSWITDMCRFMFHVEDVNCILTDWRGGSSGLYTESVNNVRIVGAELVYFVNLLEKDYSYSPAKIHLIDHSLGAHAAGEAGRRKPGIGRITGLDPAGPLFQYTPTMVRLDPSDAKFVDIIHTHAGHLFFDFAPGILQTCGHLDFYPNGGRKMPGCKELHATPATRNINDLMRDYRSIGCGHKRSLQYYAESIITPNGFVGYQCETYRDFVSGACFPCPKEGCPLMGHYADKFSHKTGKEQQKVFLNTGPLPPYARWRKEICVRVSATETVKGNIDVAFNGINGIRRKYTIDKGTFKPGNTYLNYIDTEISGNISKVEFLWKNHPGHLHRGCMGAEEVTIISGKNGNVYILWPWNCAARHMANPDTLLRLQ, encoded by the exons ATGTTTGCAGTATGGATTACTACTCTTTCTCTTCTTGATGTAGCCAGAG GAAGGCAAGTTTGCTACAAAAGGCTTGGATGCTTTACAGATAATCCACCCTGGTCTGGGATTCCAGAAAGACAACTGGCAGGCTTGCCTAGCCCTCCAGAAGCTGTGAATACCAATTTTCTCCTTTACACTAGAGAAAACATCATGAAATATCAA AAGATTTCTGCTACAAATCCTTCAACGATCAAAGCTTCAAATTTTCAAGCACACAGGAAAACTCGCTTCATTATACATGGTCATCTTGCTGGAGCAGACCTCTCCTGGATAACAGATATGTGCAGG TTCATGTTTCATGTTGAAGATGTGAACTGCATTTTGACTGACTGGAGAGGTGGTTCTAGTGGTTTGTACACTGAATCGGTTAACAACGTCCGCATTGTCGGGGCTGAGCTGGTATATTTTGTGAACCTTCTTGAG AAAGACTACAGCTACTCTCCTGCCAAGATTCATTTAATTGACCATAGTCTTGGAGCACAtgctgcaggggaggcagggagaaggaaacCTGGCATTGGAAGAATAACAG GTTTGGATCCAGCTGGGCCTCTTTTCCAATACACACCAACAATGGTTAGGCTGGATCCTTCAGATGCAAAATTTGTTGATATAATTCACACTCATGCTGGTCATCTGTTCTTTGACTTTG CTCCAGGGATTCTTCAGACTTGTGGCCACCTGGATTTTTACCCAAACGGTGGGAGGAAAATGCCAGGATGCAAGGAACTTCATGCAACTCCTGCAACTCGGAATATCAATGACCTTATGAgag ACTATAGGTCTATTGGATGTGGACATAAAAGAAGTCTCCAATATTATGCTGAAAGCATTATCACTCCAAATGGATTTGTTGGGTATCAGTGTGAAACATACCGAGATTTTGTATCA GGAGCCTGCTTCCCATGTCCCAAGGAAGGATGCCCACTGATGGGTCATTATGCTGATAAGTTTTCACATAAAACTGGAAAAGAACagcaaaaggtttttttaaatacaggaccCCTCCCTCCATATGCTC GCTGGCGAAAAGAGATATGTGTCAGAGTATCTGCAACAGAAACCGTGAAGGGAAATATAGATGTAGCCTTCAATGGAATTAACGGGATCAGGAGAAAATATACAATTGACAA GGGAACTTTCAAACCAGGCAACACATATTTGAACTATATTGATACAGAAATTTCTGGGAACATTTCAAAAGTTGAGTTTCTCTGGAAAAATCATCCAGGTCATTTACATAGAGGCTGCATGGGAGCTGAAGAAGTCACAATAATATCTGGGAAAAATGGAAAT GTCTACATTTTGTGGCCATGGAACTGTGCAGCCAGGCACATGGCAAACCCTGACACCTTGCTAAGACTTCAGTGA